The DNA sequence ATAGTTGAAAGGGTTACCTCTTGTATCACAACTGATGAACGTGTTTCTATCCTTGCCATTGTGGGAATGGGAGGATTAGGGAAGACAACTTTGACTAGGAAAGTCTTTCATCttctaaaacaaaagaatCTGTTTGGATCATATATTTGGGTGCatgtttctcaaatttttgatCCAATTGTTCTTCTCAAGAAAATTCTCAAAGAGTTAATTTCTTCTGATCAAGTTGAAGTTGAGAGTAGGCAAGACATTCTCAAAAAGATTCAAGAAGCTTTGAACGATAAGTCTTATCTTCTTATTCTTGATGATGTTTGGAATGAAGATCGTCCCACATGGGATGGTTTTATCAATTCCTTGTTGGGCGTTAGTTCTATTAAGGGAAATGTCATTGTTGTTACCACTAGAAGTATGGTGGTTGCTTCAACTGTGAGTGCACTTTATACTCATAAGCTTGAAGGATTATCAAAGGACGATTGTTGGTCAATTATCAAAGCAAAAACATTTGGAAAAGAGGATGTTCCATCACTATTTGAGCCAATTGGGACAGAGATTGCGAAAAAATGTCAAGGTTTGCCGTTAGCTGCAAACGTAGTTGGCGGAGTACTGCACAATAAATCTGAAGAAGAATGGCGCTCAATCAAAGATAATTGGATTTCACAAGATGAAGGAGATCATATCAGAAAGATATTGAAGTTGAGCTTTGATAATTTGTCTCTACCATCACTTAAGAAGTGTTTTGCATATTGTTCGATTTTTCCTAAAGGTCATAGAATCGAAAGGAAGAAATTGATTGAGTATTGGATGGCAGAAGGATTTCTTGTAGCTAACAGAAGCAGTGACATGGAATCTATGGGAGACAAATTTATCACTGTTCTTATACACAACTCTTTACTGCAAATTGCAAAAAGAGATGATTATGATGGAAATGTGGAAAGTTGTGTGATGCACGATCTTGTGCATGATCTTGCATATTCTATTTTAGGTGGTCCTCAAGATGCATCTGACATCTTCCCAGTTCGATACATGTtccttgaaaaaaaatcaaagcatgttttcaaaaaaaatgcaaaatatttgCGAACATTATTGTCCATGGATAACAGTTATGCTAACATGTTGTCAGAGTTCAAATGTCTTCatgttttaataatatttggaAGTGATAGAGATATTGAGTTGCCAAGTTCAATAATGAAGTTGATACACTTGAGAGTTCTTAATATTAATGGATCAAGAATTAGACGTCTTCCAGATTGGATTGGTAAACTGGTTCACTTGCAAACACTGAGAGCTGAGAAAGTTCATTTATTGAAACTTCCAAGTACTTTGAAATACTTGATTAACTTAAGGCATCTctatgttaagaaaaatgtagaTTTGCCTGCCGAGATGGGGCTATTAACTTCTCTCCGAACCCTAGATTATTTTAGTGTGGGCGACAAGAGTGGCTATAAAGTTGAAGAACTTGGAAGTTTGAACGATCTCAATGGAAAATTGGAAATTTCTAAGCTGGAAAAGGTTGGTAACAAGGAAGAGGCCGAGAAAGCAAATCTACATAAAAAGTCAAAGTTATTGGAGTTGCACCTGGTGTGGAATCATCAATATGGAGGTCAAATTAGTGAGAaagaaagtgaaagtgaaTGTAGAAACGATGAGAATGTGATGGAAGGCCTTCAACCTCACTCAAACCTGAAGAAGTTAGAGATTTACGGATTCAAGGGAAAAAGATTTCCGACATGGACTGCAGTTGAAAATGCGGCTCAAGGCTCTTGGATCCCACTTAACAAGTTGATCGAAGTAAAACTTTCACAGTGCTCAGAATGTGAAGAAATCCCAATGTTAGGGCAGTTGCCAAATCTCAAGTCTCTCTCTTTGGTAGGATTGAGCAATGTAAAGTCCATAAAGTCTTATGCCCATGAATCCCAGTGTATTGGTTTTCCAGCTCTTGAAAGCCTCCAAATATATGACATGCCTAAGCTGACAGAGTGGGTACACACAGAATCAGTGGATGTAAGTGGTGTCAAGCTATTTCCTCGCCTCCAGCACTTGGCGATCCAATTTTGCAAGCAGTTGACCAATTTTCCAGCTCTTTACTTGTCGCCTCTCAACCATTTGACTATTAGTGGCATTGGGAGTTACAGGCCTTTAGCAAACATATTTGAGACCCAGTTGATGTTGCTAACACAGCTTTGCGTAAAAAGAATAGATGATCTGGAATGTCTCCCTGATTGGTTATTCGAAAGCAATCCCAATCTGTCGGTATTGGAGATAAAGGAATGCCCCAATTTGAGAGGACTACCAGATGGTCTATGCAACATCAGTTCTTTGGAGAAGT is a window from the Salvia hispanica cultivar TCC Black 2014 chromosome 1, UniMelb_Shisp_WGS_1.0, whole genome shotgun sequence genome containing:
- the LOC125197192 gene encoding putative disease resistance protein RGA4, yielding MEGEAAAAVLQVLVQNLIDHSKKEFSLVRGLEKEAKKLSESLDTIQKYLNDAEMSTNPGDAVKSWLKKLENVAFDADNVLDEFNYHLLCKQIKPIMPNKPMKQKVLSCFSPCLNYSRSRSMALRIQEINENLEVINKEAADLGLKEMLATNVPTLPDVSRETDSFTLDPNFIGRVKVTSEIVERVTSCITTDERVSILAIVGMGGLGKTTLTRKVFHLLKQKNLFGSYIWVHVSQIFDPIVLLKKILKELISSDQVEVESRQDILKKIQEALNDKSYLLILDDVWNEDRPTWDGFINSLLGVSSIKGNVIVVTTRSMVVASTVSALYTHKLEGLSKDDCWSIIKAKTFGKEDVPSLFEPIGTEIAKKCQGLPLAANVVGGVLHNKSEEEWRSIKDNWISQDEGDHIRKILKLSFDNLSLPSLKKCFAYCSIFPKGHRIERKKLIEYWMAEGFLVANRSSDMESMGDKFITVLIHNSLLQIAKRDDYDGNVESCVMHDLVHDLAYSILGGPQDASDIFPVRYMFLEKKSKHVFKKNAKYLRTLLSMDNSYANMLSEFKCLHVLIIFGSDRDIELPSSIMKLIHLRVLNINGSRIRRLPDWIGKLVHLQTLRAEKVHLLKLPSTLKYLINLRHLYVKKNVDLPAEMGLLTSLRTLDYFSVGDKSGYKVEELGSLNDLNGKLEISKLEKVGNKEEAEKANLHKKSKLLELHLVWNHQYGGQISEKESESECRNDENVMEGLQPHSNLKKLEIYGFKGKRFPTWTAVENAAQGSWIPLNKLIEVKLSQCSECEEIPMLGQLPNLKSLSLVGLSNVKSIKSYAHESQCIGFPALESLQIYDMPKLTEWVHTESVDVSGVKLFPRLQHLAIQFCKQLTNFPALYLSPLNHLTISGIGSYRPLANIFETQLMLLTQLCVKRIDDLECLPDWLFESNPNLSVLEIKECPNLRGLPDGLCNISSLEKLIIKKCQNLEHMGVQQSEGSLACLKELDIKDCNALVYVPCELLGFSLEKLRLENLSSLQNVAEIIDCLPKLARLTSLRMLGVPQFSADNYIGIRRLKLDFSVMGSMETVDGILQGCSFTIDGLELKGREGWESLPKSIQTLTALEKLKLENFGMEELPDWLGNFSSLLRVLEISNCNKLRRLPMDVIRCFAKLKYLIISNCPQKPLHVYFLTSISQCNTRASL